A part of Aspergillus flavus chromosome 5, complete sequence genomic DNA contains:
- a CDS encoding uncharacterized protein (ER to Golgi transport protein Yif1), translated as MYRQSFAPPPAQSPPLHHPVPQHVSTVPMMRSPPPPTSQQSQTSGYGNNPYQPAPAQGGSGTYAPGFGGFINDPTAQMGFQVGKTAMMAGQEYMEQNLNRYVSIPALKHYFNVSNSYVLNKLALVLFPWRHKPWSRQQSRVTAASTGPNGQISHQQYSTMFLPPRDDLNSPDMYIPVMALVTYILLSAMLAGFRGNFHPELLGSITTTAIAVIVFEILCLKLATYILSINNESQLLDLVAYSGYKFVGIIITLVTSEVLTPGRGTGGWVGWVVFIYTFLANAFFLLRSLKYVLLPDSATDARTGSMHTVARSQRNRRTQFLFIYSYVIQFIFMWVLSREGPTASNVAGSAS; from the exons ATGTACCGCCAGTCCTTCGCTCCGCCGCCAGCACAGTCACCTCCGCTTCATCATCCAGTTCCTCAGCATGTTTCCACCGTCCCTATGATGcgctctcctccccctccgACATCCCAGCAGTCTCAGACGTCTGGCTATGGTAACAACCCATATCAGCCCGCTCCGGCGCAAGGCGGTAGTGGGACCTACGCCCCTGGATTTGGAGGTTTCATCAACGATCCCACGGCGCAAATGGGATTTCAGGTCGGGAAGACCGCTATGATGGCCGGGCAAGAATATATGGAACAGAAT CTAAACCGCTACGTTTCCATTCCCGCCTTGAAACACTATTTCAATGTGTCCAACTCCTATGTATTGAATAAACTCGCCCTGGTGCTCTTTCCTTGGAGACACAAACCATGGTCTCGCCAGCAAAGCCGTGTCACGGCGGCATCCACAGGCCCCAATGGTCAGATCTCCCATCAGCAATACTCGACCATGTTCCTGCCCCCTCGCGATGACCTGAACTCCCCCGATATGTATATTCCGGTCATGGCTCTCGTCACATATATCCTCCTATCGGCAATGCTGGCAGGGTTCAGAGGCAACTTCCACCCCGAGCTTCTTGGTTCGATCACGACAACAGCTATTGCAGTCATCGTATTCGAGATACTTTGTCTAAAGCTGGCTACCTATATTCTCAGCATCAACAATGAGTCGCAGCTACTAGATCTCGTGGCTTACTCAGGCTATAAATTTGTGGGCATCATCATTACCTTAGTGACATCCGAGGTTCTAACTCCGGGAAGAGGAACCGGTGGTTGGGTCGGCTGGGTTGTGTTCATTTACACGTTCCTAGCTAATGCGTTCTTCTTG CTTCGTTCTTTGAAATATGTCCTCCTTCCGGACTCAGCCACTGATGCACGCACGGGATCGATGCACACCGTCGCCCGGTCACAACGCAATCGTCGCACCCAATTTCTGTTCATCTATTCTTATGTTATCCAGTTCATCTTCATGTGGGTGCTGAGCCGAGAGGGCCCAACTGCTTCGAACGTAGCTGGTTCAGCGTCGTAA
- a CDS encoding putative signal sequence receptor alpha subunit (signal sequence receptor alpha subunit), whose protein sequence is MLEAFEILTTSGVVLWSKSYAPVGAHIINSLINDVFIEEKVQIQAANAAYPVYKKEKYALKWKKVKEFNLIFVAVYQSLLHLGWIDKLLDNISTLFIDIYKDQLRSTRVRVVEYPFDKYFEQQVKELEDNSAPINSEGVVTGAENKKDPLVSSEHGGPPPPSVPGLIQAQRQAAPGVATSDEGTPPQTPDTSRSTTPVASQILTARGGPGGRVSRRARKAANAGANVSSGDESIRKGKTPKGGKKMRKWDADGYADEDDGTVLDYSAPADGDEAAAPAVEAVAQDSWGHRTGKGQFVLKDLGDEVHSILENADSEKAKNRATGIVGSGFNAIGGLFRNIVGGKVLTESDLEKPLKAMEDHLLKKNVAREAAVRLCDGVQRELVGKKTGNFQSVDAALRQAMESSLRKILTPTSSLDLLREIDTVTSPTSKQQSPRPYVISIVGVNGVGKSTNLGKICYFLLQNNYRVLIAACDTFRSGAVEQLRVHARNLKELSARENVGQVELYEKGYGKDAANVAKDAVEYGAANKFDVVLIDTAGRRHNDQRLMSSLEKFGKFAKPDKIFMVGEALVGTDSVMQARNFNQAFGTGRNLDGFIISKCDTVGDMVGTLVSMVHATGIPIVFLGVGQHYGDLRGLSVPWAVNLLMK, encoded by the exons ATGTTGGAAGCGTTCGAGATTCTCACTACTTCCGGGGTAGTTTTATGGTCCAAGTCCTACGCCCCCGTTGGCGCCCACATTATCAACAGCCTTATCAATGATGTCTTTATCGAAGAAAAGGTCCAGATCCAAGCAGCGAATGCGGCCTACCCCGTGtacaaaaaggaaaaatatgCATTGAAGTGGAAGAAAGTCAAGGAGTTTAATTTGATATTTGTG GCCGTGTATCAATCACTTCTGCATCTCGGTTGGATCGACAAACTTCTGGACAATATCTCGACCTTGTTCATTGACATATACAAAGACcaattacggagtactcgTGTTAGGGTGGTCGAATATCCTTTTGACAAATATTTCGAACAACAAGTTAAGGAGCTTGAAGACAATTCAGCGCCCATCAATTCAGAGGGTGTCGTGACCGGTGCggaaaataagaaagaccCGCTTGTCTCGTCGGAACATGGTGGCCCTCCACCCCCATCTGTGCCTGGCCTTATTCAAG CGCAGCGTCAGGCTGCGCCGGGCGTGGCGACCTCTGACGAGGGTACGCCGCCCCAGACCCCAGATACTTCTCGATCAACCACGCCTGTCGCGAGCCAGATTCTGACTGCTAGAGGAGGACCTGGTGGCCGAGTTTCTCGCCGTGCGCGCAAGGCGGCGAACGCGGGCGCAAACGTTTCATCGGGGGATGAGAGCATCCGCAAGGGAAAGACACCGAAGGGAGGCAAGAAGATGCGCAAATGGGATGCGGATGGATATgccgatgaagatgatggtacGGTTCTGGATTATTCCGCACCTGCTGATGGCGACGAAGCAGCTGCTCCGGCCGTGGAAGCTGTTGCACAGGATTCCTGGGGCCACAGAACTGGGAAAGGACAGTTCGTTCTGAAAGACTTGGGTGATGAAGTCCATTCTATCTTGGAGAATGCGGACAGTGAAAAAGCGAAGAACAGGGCCACCGGAATCGTTGGCTCAGGATTCAATGCTATCGGTGGCCTTTTCCGCAACATCGTGGGTGGGAAGGTCCTGACCGAATCCGATTTGGAGAAGCCCCTGAAGGCCATGGAGGACCATCTTCTGAAGAAAAACGTGGCGCGTGAAGCAGCAGTCCGCCTATGTGACGGTGTGCAGCGGGAACTTGtcggaaagaaaacaggaaACTTTCAAAGTGTGGATGCTGCATTGCGCCAAGCCATGGAGTCGTCTTTGCGGAAGATACTCACCCCTACATCTTCGCTGGATCTGCTTCGTGAGATTGATACAGTCACATCTCCCACAAGTAAACAGCAGTCTCCCCGCCCTTATGTCATCTCCATAGTTGGAGTTAACGGTGTTGGAAAATCGACCAATTTGGGCAAGATTTGCTACTTCCTGTTGCAAAACAACTATCGTGTCCTGATTGCAGCATGCGATACTTTCCGCTCTGGCGCGGTCGAGCAACTTCGTGTGCACGCCCGGAACTTGAAAGAACTCAGTGCCCGTGAAAATGTTGGGCAAGTTGAGCTGTATGAGAAGGGATATGGCAAGGATGCAGCAAATGTGGCCAAGGATGCTGTTGAGTACGGAGCTGCCAACAAGTTCGACGTTGTTTTGATCGATACTGCTGGCCGGCGTCATAACGACCAGCGCCTGATGTCTTCTCTCGAGAAATTTGGCAAATTTGCCAAACCGGATAAGATCTTCATGGTTGGAGAAGCTCTGGTTGGCACTGATAGTGTAATGCAGGCGCGTAACTTCAACCAAGCATTTGGCACTGGCAGAAACCTGGATGGGTTCATTATCAGCAAGTGTGACACTGTCGGGGACATGGTTGGCACACTCGTGAGCATGGTCCATGCAACTGGTATTCCCATTGTATTTTTGGGAGTCGGGCAGCATTATGGAGATTTGCGAGGACTCAGTGTTCCTTGGGCTGTTAACTTGTTGATGAAGTGA
- a CDS encoding major facilitator superfamily domain-containing protein: protein MRTSERDALNRRRSSTLHYQTFETPPPKSRGRPNSGESRSSAADHPHDEPSHNESEGHSPLPKKQMAILAMISLCEQTAFNSISPYLPEMASKFPEVEENLVGVYVGTLATAFAIAQFTTNYFWGWLSDRIGRRPVILLGTILTAVCFVAFGFCKTLAQAIVVQALMGAVNGNQGLVSTCLGEITDRSNQSKAFAYLPVLYGIGGITGPLVGGLLVFHHNPWDSSKPNPYPYLAPNLMAAAVLVLDFVLSIFFLEESLEDPESLPKLQQRVRDFFSWLWQFTSLAKRARYLQPPHPIPYRPFRQDSGDTADHDSDLDSASEASSYRDNHRASLTSSELLNRDTLLLLLTYLVFSLCNVAYNALFPIFSQAAPPTGRGLTPSEIGLAQGFSGFVTIIFQICIFGKLRDKMGNRWSYRAGLFGFVVSFILMPFIGYKGNDSGGLSGKTALLAAELCFVLLVKTIATVGGLTSALLLITNSAPDHAVLGALNGLAQTLSAAGRAVGPFVSGGLFSLSSRIKPKGEALAFGVFAGISFVGFLLSFGIQGRSLEADDWESDSEHYKSDDEEPDS, encoded by the exons ATGAGGACGTCTGAGCGGGACGCCCTCAATCGGCGCCGTTCCTCCACACTACACTATCAGACCTTCGAGACACCGCCACCGAAATCGCGTGGTCGACCAAATTCGGGTGAATCTAGATCCTCGGCAGCAGATCATCCCCACGATGAACCCAGCCATAATGAGTCAGAAGGACACTCCCCATTGCCAAAGAAGCAGATGGCTATCCTGGCAATGATCTCCCTCTGCGAACAGACAGCCTTCAATTCGATCAGTCCATACTTGCCTGAAATGGCTTCGAAGTTCCCTGAGGTGGAAGAGAATCTGGTTGGCGTATATGTTGGAACACTTGCTACCGCTTTCGCTATAGCACAGTTCACGACAAATTACTTTTGGGGCTGGTTGTCAGACAGAATCGGACGAAGGCCGGTCATTTTGCTGGGTACTATACTGACGGCAGTATGCTTTGTTGCGTTCGGCTTCTGTAAGACTCTGGCTCAGGCGATTGTCGTGCAAGCTTTGATGGGTGCCGTCAATGGCAATCAAGGCCTGGTATCTACTTGCCTGGGTGAAATCACTGACCGGAGTAACCAGTCAAAGGCTTTTGCCTACCTCCCTGTCCTCTATGGAATCGGGGGCATAACAGGTCCTTTAGTGGGCGGCTTGCTTGTCTTTCATCATAACCCGTGGGACAGCAGCAAGCCCAATCCGTATCCATACCTCGCACCCAATCTTATGGCTGCGGCGGTTCTAGTGCTGGACTTTGTCTTGTCGATATTTTTCTTGGAAGAAAGTCTTGAAGACCCCGAAAGTCTACCTAAACTGCAGCAGAGGGTCCGcgatttcttctcctggctGTGGCAGTTTACCAGTCTTGCGAAACGGGCGAGATATCTGCAACCACCACACCCTATCCCGTATCGCCCTTTTCGCCAGGATTCTGGAGATACAGCGGACCATGACAGCGACCTTGACTCGGCTTCGGAGGCTTCCAGTTATCGTGACAATCATCGCGCAAGTTTGACATCAAGCGAACTGTTGAACCGGGACACCCTGTTGCTCCTCTTAACATATCTTGTTTTCTCCCTGTGCAACGTTGCCTACAATGCGCTCTTCCCGATCTTCTCGCAGGCTGCTCCTCCCACTGGGCGAGGTCTTACACCCTCAGAAATTGGTCTTGCGCAAGGATTTTCTGGTTTCGTAACGATCATCTTTCAGATCTGTATCTTTGGAAAGTTGAGAGATAAGATGGGAAATCGGTGGTCCTATCGCGCTGGTCTCTTTGGCTTTGTGGTTTCCTTTATCCTGATGCCCTTCATTGGCTACAAGGGTAACGACTCCGGAGGCCTGTCTGGTAAAACCGCGCTCTTAGCCGCTGAGCTATGCTTCGTGTTACTGGTAAAGACAATTGCCACTGTTGGCGGATTAACCAGCGCACTGCTACTA ATCACCAACTCCGCGCCTGACCACGCAGTCTTGGGAGCCCTCAACGGCCTCGCCCAGACCCTATCAGCAGCTGGTCGAGCAGTGGGCCCGTTCGTGTCGGGCGGTCTATTCAGTCTGTCATCGCGAATCAAGCCCAAAGGAGAAGCCTTAGCGTTCGGCGTTTTTGCTGGCATTTCATTCGTTGGATTCCTCCTGAGTTTCGGCATTCAAGGCCGGTCCCTTGAAGCCGATGATTGGGAGAGTGATAGCGAACATTACAAATCTGACGACGAGGAACCAGACTCATAA
- a CDS encoding catalase-like domain-containing protein: protein MANIVAGGLHKVQEAVQGAASKDKKLVDLAPDTHNVQSSKEPLTTDHGVRISDTDHWLKEVNDNHTGPMMLEDQIAREKIHRFDHERIPERVVHARGTAAFGNFKLHESAEDVSYAGILTDTSRNTPVFLRFSTVQGSKGSADTVRDVRGFAVKFYTDEGNWDLVGNNIPVFFIQDAIKFPDFVHAVKPEPHNEVPQAQTAHNNFWDFVYLHPEATHMFMWAMSDRAIPRSYRMMQGFGVNTFSLINKEGKRHFVKFHFIPHLGVHSLVWDEALKLAGQDPDFHRKDLMEAIDNGAYPKWDFAIQVIPEEKQDDFEFDIFDATKIWPEELVPLRVIGELELNRNVDEFFPQTEQVAFCTSHIVPGIDFSDDPLLQGRNFSYFDTQISRLGINWEEIPINRPVCPVLNHNRDGAKRHRIAQGTVNYWPNRFEAGPPAPVEQGGFASYPAKLNGIKKRGLSPKFREHHNQAQLFYNSLSEHEKVHVKKAFGFELDHCDDPIVYERLAGHRLAEIDLTLAQEVAELVGAPIPDKALRPNHGKRSKHLSQTEFPGKQPTIASRRIAIIIGDGYDPVAFNGLKGAITAVGALPFVIGTKRSPIYADGEDKSSSKGVIADHQYDGQRSTMFDATFIPGGPHVESLKANGQIRYWIIETFGHLKALGATGEAAAFIKEALGSALDVKVATSDNPQPVEWYGVVTAGKIHKPESFKEGIQIVKDAKDFISTFFYQISQHRNYKRELDGLASTVAF, encoded by the exons ATGGCCAATATTGTGGCTGGGGGCCTCCACAAGGTTCAAGAAGCAGTGCAGGGCGCTGCTTCCAAGGATAAGAAGCTAGTTGACCTAGCACCCGACACCCATAATGTACAGTCCAGCAAGGAGCCACTGACCACCGACCATGGTGTGCGTATCAGCGATACGGACCACTGGCTGAAGGAGGTGAATGACAACCACACCGGTCCTATGATGCTTGAGGACCAGATTGCACGAGAGAAG ATTCATCGTTTCGATCATGAGCGCATTCCCGAGAGAGTCGTCCATGCGCGTGGCACCGCTGCATTCGGAAACTTCAAGCTCCATGAGAGCGCTGAAGATGTATCCTACGCTGGTATCTTGACGGATACCTCAAGGAACACTCCGGTTTTCCTTCGTTTCTCCACGGTCCAGGGCAGTAAAGGAAGTGCCGACACCGTCCGTGACGTTCGTGGGTTTGCCGTGAAATTCTACACCGACGAAGGAAATTGGGATCTGGTTGGAAACAACATCCCCGTTTTCTTTATCCAAGATGCGATTAAGTTCCCGGATTTTG TCCATGCTGTTAAGCCCGAGCCGCACAACGAGGTACCACAGGCCCAAACTGCTCACAACAACTTCTGGGACTTTGTCTATCTTCACCCGGAAGCCACCCATATGTTCATGTGGGCCATGTCTGATCGGGCCATTCCTCGGTCATACCGTATGATGCAGGGTTTCGGTGTCAACACATTCAGTCTCATCAACAAGGAAGGAAAGCGCCATTTTGTCAAGTTCCATTTCATCCCCCACCTGGGAGTGCACTCTTTGGTGTGGGACGAGGCTCTGAAACTGGCTGGCCAGGACCCCGATTTCCATCGCAAGGATCTCATGGAGGCCATTGATAACGGCGCATACCCGAAATGGGACTTCGCCATCCAGGTCATCCCTGAGGAGAAACAGGATGACTTCGAATTTGACATTTTCGACGCGACGAAGATCTGGCCCGAGGAGCTCGTGCCTCTGCGCGTGATCGGTGAACTGGAACTGAACCGCAACGTCGACGAGTTCTTCCCTCAAACCGAGCAAGTCGCCTTCTGCACCAGCCACATCGTCCCCGGCATTGACTTCAGTGACGACCCGCTTCTCCAGGGCCGTAACTTCTCCTACTTCGACACTCAGATCAGTCGACTGGGCATCAACTGGGAAGAAATCCCCATCAACCGCCCCGTCTGCCCCGTTCTGAACCACAACCGAGACGGCGCCAAACGCCACCGCATCGCCCAGGGCACTGTCAACTACTGGCCGAACCGGTTTGAGGCCGGACCACCCGCACCAGTAGAACAAGGTGGCTTCGCGTCCTACCCTGCGAAACTGAACGGTATCAAGAAGCGCGGCCTGAGCCCCAAGTTCCGCGAGCACCACAACCAGGCTCAACTCTTCTACAACTCTCTCTCCGAGCACGAGAAGGTCCACGTCAAGAAGGCCTTCGGCTTCGAACTGGACCACTGCGACGACCCCATCGTCTACGAGCGCCTCGCCGGCCACCGTCTCGCCGAGATCGATCTCACTCTCGCCCAGGAAGTCGCCGAGCTCGTCGGCGCCCCGATCCCAGACAAGGCACTTCGCCCGAACCATGGAAAGCGCAGCAAGCATCTTTCGCAGACCGAGTTCCCGGGTAAGCAGCCGACGATCGCCAGTCGCCGAATCGCCATCATTATCGGCGACGGATACGACCCCGTCGCTTTCAATGGCCTCAAGGGCGCCATCACGGCGGTTGGAGCCTTACCGTTCGTCATTGGCACCAAGCGGTCACCTATCTACGCCGACGGTGAGGACAAATCATCTTCCAAGGGCGTGATCGCCGACCACCAGTATGACGGACAGCGCTCGACGATGTTTGACGCTACCTTCATCCCTGGCGGTCCGCACGTCGAAAGCCTCAAGGCCAATGGCCAGATCCGGTACTGGATCATTGAGACATTCGGTCATCTCAAGGCTCTGGGCGCCACTGGTGAAGCGGCGGCTTTCATCAAGGAAGCCCTGGGCTCCGCGCTTGATGTGAAGGTCGCTACGTCTGATAACCCCCAGCCGGTTGAGTGGTATGGTGTTGTCACGGCTGGAAAGATCCACAAACCTGAGAGCTTCAAGGAAGGTATCCAGATTGTCAAGGATGCGAAGGATTTCATTAGCACCTTCTTCTACCAGATCAGTCAGCATCGGAACTACAAGCGTGAACTGGATGGCCTCGCCTCGACAGTTGCATTCTAA
- a CDS encoding F-box domain protein yields the protein MGILSSQGGLSSSAPVSYKPPMVAKREALASDCANNVCWFDAEDDLESEDGSISPISDPRQDRKSGNHWARFFPELSSHFSLVSPISTMTPATSLSLSSAETQHSSDPRSHADDVGQRAGSCSSSSPEGSSCYSRRSSATSLDSVSPGPTKKCADTISVVSPADAGVFDDLASIRRSHSRPLLKKLSAAELRNKPLPLEPAIRLTPLSVRHKDPPKIRTSTSAGPQSGRSRVSVAAEDLENTLSGFRADSPTIPLHLLNEPLQISRGRMEMIPSRPAPQPPTDMRQKRRVEAREDERVKKNKGAFNFHLSGFSRKCSHLHARSWSSPNMRSEAVSSATRVRGGSECKERKSKDDMAGLPSFLNPNQILEPLSQSIERELRMQLPRLQVKETKTACSPILEIEPSTEKEAIQRPEEVEASQREKSPDQVIFKEKFFVSSSKITVSLSNNVSHQVDIAELPEMVYELDSGSPKSRRKPTISDYLPTPTLQMPGNLPDKVVVTFLRQVRSLDDLFRLAIISRQFYRVFKDHELELIKGAVFTMSPPAWELREMSPPWSTEWQILVDPDTPVPEYTPSLYLQRYAQDIYTLAQLKLLILTRCETFLRQDTIRGLTGKDDACAKEVDDALWRIWTFCRIFGSGKSREGDIVGQVDWLNGGAMAMSDLKHGATASVTEPFGIHDILFEPPTGFGHGNKGGLSNDQLYYMTEMWTCLGVLLQPIHGRCKEAREAGIFAGHQVTEHDHARAAAVLEEWTYYVLTLGPSAVLNMASIGPGGCAATLKRAQSIGLTKWECSESGVSRSSFLKEAVSKAYRSRCDSLCQWSPRTSEGGSPSASDTSSPSSANSRAAQLQLENERRRQAAYADQLRNQRKRPANEGPHSFSDERPISKYSFIMSRLEGVPYEQRPPMPAPPTMASYAAYCGPPTSQYPVKSQPPFATYQQPQVRDPVDQAIDMMVRELGFQEQDAKWALKVTDSGEGINVNAAVSLLIREHQNYQRNNNVVPMRTYRSNSLLSSVIASPESMNSVWRWA from the exons ATGGGCATACTAAGCTCGCAAGGTGGACTTTCATCGTCTGCCCCAGTGTCGTACAAGCCACCGATGGTAGCGAAGCGCGAGGCTCTAGCAAGTGATTGTGCGAATAATGTATGCTGGTTTGATGCAGAAGATGACCTTGAGAGTGAAGATGGATCCATTTCACCAATATCGGATCCACGACAGGATCGGAAGTCAGGAAACCACTGGGCTCGCTTTTTCCCCGAACTATCATCGCATTTTTCACTCGTGTCCCCGATAAGCACCATGACACCAGCAACATCCTTATCCTTGTCATCCGCCGAAACACAGCATTCCAGTGATCCTAGATCCCACGCTGACGATGTAGGACAGAGAGCTGGTTCCTGttcatcgtcatcgccgGAGGGCTCCTCGTGCTACAGTCGGAGATCCTCGGCAACAAGTCTGGACTCTGTATCCCCGGGGCCCACTAAAAAGTGCGCTGATACAATTTCGGTAGTTTCCCCCGCTGATGCAGGGGTCTTTGACGATCTGGCGTCCATACGGCGGTCGCATTCTCGCCCCTTGCTAAAAAAGCTCTCTGCAGCCGAGCTGAGGAATAAGCCTCTCCCACTTGAGCCTGCCATTCGACTGACCCCGCTCTCCGTCCGCCATAAAGATCCACCTAAAATCCGTACATCTACATCAGCTGGCCCTCAGAGTGGGAGGTCAAGGGTCTCAGTAGCGGCAGAGGACTTGGAGAACACACTCTCTGGCTTTAGAGCGGACTCACCTACGATTCCTTTACACTTACTTAACGAGCCACTGCAGATTAGCAGAGGCAGGATGGAGATGATCCCTTCGCGACCAGCACCACAACCTCCAACTGACATGCGCCAAAAGCGGAGAGTGGAGGCACGTGAAGATGAAAgggtgaagaagaacaagggGGCTTTCAATTTCCATTTGTCAGGGTTTAGCAGGAAATGCAGCCATCTACATGCCCGGTCGTGGAGCAGCCCGAATATGAGATCGGAGGCGGTGTCTTCAGCCACACGTGTCCGGGGGGGCTCTGAATGCAAAGAACGTAAGAGCAAAGATGATATGGCGGGGCTGCCTAGCTTCCTTAATCCGAATCAGATCTTGGAACCTCTATCTCAGTCCATTGAAAGGGAGCTGCGCATGCAGCTTCCGCGGCTGCAGGTAAAGGAGACCAAGACTGCCTGCTCACCAATCCTGGAAATAGAGCCCAGtacagaaaaggaagccaTTCAACGTCccgaggaggtggaggcTTCACAGCGCGAAAAATCACCGGATCAGGTTATTTTCAAGGAGAAATTTTTTGTGTCTTCAAGCAAGATAACTGTTTCCCTCTCTAATAATGTGTCTCACCAGGTGGATATAGCGGAGCTCCCAGAGATGGTCTATGAGCTCGATAGTGGCTCCCCGAAATCCCGAAGGAAGCCTACGATCTCAGATTACCTGCCTACGCCTACCTTACAAATGCCTGGGAATCTGCCTGACAAGGTTGTCGTTACATTTTTACGCCAAGTACGCTCGCTTGACGATCTTTTTCGTCTTGCAATCATTTCCCGACAGTTCTATCGTGTTTTCAAAGATCATGAATTAGAACTTATCAAAGGCGCTGTCTTCACAATGTCCCCTCCTGCATGGGAGCTGCGCGAAATGAGCCCGCCCTGGAGCACTGAATGGCAGATTCTGGTGGACCCCGACACCCCAGTTCCAGAATACACCCCATCTCTGTACCTTCAACGCTATGCTCAAGATATCTATACGCTTGCTCAGCTCAAATTACTCATTTTAACTCGATGCGAGACGTTTCTGCGTCAGGATACGATCCGCGGTCTGACAGGCAAGGACGATGCCTGCGCCAAAGAGGTTGATGATGCCCTTTGGAGAATCTGGACGTTTTGTCGTATTTTTGGCAGTGGGAAGAGTCGTGAGGGAGATATTGTTGGTCAGGTGGACTGGCTGAATGGGGGTGCTATGGCTATGAGTGACCTCAAACATGGAGCTACGGCGTCGGTTACCGAACCATTTGGCATACATGACATCCTGTTTGAACCCCCGACAGGGTTTGGGCATGGTAACAAAGGCGGATTATCCAACGATCAACTGTACTATATGACCGAGATGTGGACCTGCTTGGGCGTGCTGCTTCAGCCAATCCATGGCAGATGCAAAGAAGCACGTGAAGCAGGCATATTTGCAGGTCATCAAGTAACGGAACACGACCATGCTAGGGCAGCAGCTGTGTTAG AGGAATGGACATACTATGTTCTCACACTTGGTCCTTCGGCAGTTTTGAACATGGCCTCGATCGGCCCCGGAGGCTGCGCGGCGACATTGAAAAGAGCCCAGTCTATCGGTTTGACCAAGTGGGAATGTTCCGAGTCTGGAGTTAGCCGCTCGTCCTTTCTCAAGGAAGCGGTTTCGAAAGCTTATAGGTCGCGGTGTGACAGCCTGTGCCAATGGTCTCCACGAACATCGGAAGGCGGTTCCCCTTCTGCTAGCGATACCAGCTCTCCGTCAAGTGCCAATTCAAGAGCGGCCCAGCTTCAACTAGAGAATGAACGTCGGAGGCAGGCAGCCTACGCTGACCAGCTACGAAACCAACGGAAACGGCCAGCGAACGAAGGCCCCCACTCGTTTTCAGACGAACGCCCCATCTCCAAATACTCATTCATCATGAGCCGCCTTGAAGGTGTCCCATACGAGCAACGTCCGCCAATGCCTGCACCACCCACGATGGCATCTTACGCTGCTTATTGTGGTCCGCCGACCAGTCAATATCCAGTCAAGTCCCAACCGCCGTTTGCCACGTACCAACAACCGCAGGTCCGCGATCCTGTGGATCAGGCTATAGATATGATGGTCCGGGAGCTAGGTTTTCAAGAACAAGACGCCAAATGGGCGCTGAAAGTCACAGATAGCGGGGAAGGGATCAACGTGAATGCTGCAGTATCTCTACTTATCCGGGAGCACCAGAATTACCAACGCAACAACAATGTCGTTCCTATGCGAACATATCGGAGCAACAGCCTCTTATCCTCGGTCATCGCTAGCCCGGAATCCATGAATTCTGTCTGGAGATGGGCCTGA
- a CDS encoding putative integral membrane protein, Mpv17/PMP22 family, which produces MMALPPIAKATLQAALINAGSNILAQSIQSYRDEKPFELDLQTLFQFTTCAFVMSPMTFLWLEGLESALPGHTSEEPAATKSTTEKADKSKQKKLNVKNTVAKVVIDQVVGGAWATVLFSLTMGLLRGQEYDVLMDQIRKDFWPLLIAGFKLWPLVSILNFTVVPADKRLLVGSIFGVVWAVYLSLMSG; this is translated from the exons ATGATGGCGCTTCCTCCCATCGCGAAGGCCACTCTACAAGCTGCGCTGATTAATGCCGGGTCAAATATACTGGCACAGAGCATCCAGTCATATAGAGATGAG AAACCGTTCGAACTGGATCTGCAAACACTGTTTCAATTCACAACATGTGCCTTTGTGATGTCCCCCATGACCTTCCTGTGGTTGGAAGGTCTGGAATCAGCACTTCCAGGTCATACTAGCGAGGAGCCCGCCGCCACCAAGTCAACGACCGAAAAGGCGGATAAGTCCAAACAAAAGAAGTTAAATGTGAAAAACACGGTGGCAAAGGTTGTGATCGACCAAGTCGTCGGTGGCGCCTGGGCTACCGTCCTTTTTAGTTTGACCATGGGACTGCTGCGTGGGCAAGAGTATGATGTTCTTATGGACCAGATTCGCAAA GATTTCTGGCCCCTCCTGATCGCGGGATTTAAGCTATGGCCATTGGTTTCAATCCTGAATTTTACTGTCGTCCCAGCAGATAAGAGACTGTTGGTTGGTAGTATATTCGGTGTCGTCTGGGCTGTTTACTTGAGCTTGATGTCTGGGTAA